A genomic region of Eucalyptus grandis isolate ANBG69807.140 chromosome 5, ASM1654582v1, whole genome shotgun sequence contains the following coding sequences:
- the LOC104422297 gene encoding uncharacterized protein LOC104422297: MARYYGNNGYYSYYADYLSLPPLHLCFFVGVLFLVLGFSWYINYESVVEDMMSQLKLFLMLCPVVLLLLVHFLSNEADRNRVPFFLAMPEQDSLHRAGGSPWGVAAVLVFLIFMVSYQSSLQERWFPLLSK; this comes from the coding sequence ATGGCGCGATACTACGGCAACAACGGCTACTACTCCTACTACGCCGACTACCTCTCCCTCCCGCCCTTGCACCTCTGCTTCTTCGTCGGCGTCCTCTTCCTGGTGCTGGGCTTCTCGTGGTACATCAACTACGAGTCGGTGGTCGAGGACATGATGTCCCAGCTCAAGCTCTTCCTCATGCTCTGCCCCGTCGTCCTGCTCCTCCTCGTCCACTTCCTCTCGAACGAGGCGGACCGGAACCGGGTGCCCTTCTTCCTGGCCATGCCCGAGCAGGACTCGCTCCACCGCGCCGGCGGGTCGCCGTGGGGCGTCGCGGCGGTGCTGGTGTTCCTGATCTTCATGGTGTCCTACCAGTCCTCGCTGCAGGAGCGCTGGTTCCCTCTCTTGTCTAAGTGA